A genomic segment from Dermatobacter hominis encodes:
- the sufB gene encoding Fe-S cluster assembly protein SufB, with translation MSVDLDLSKYSLGWSDEEDYVFKPKRGLDEAIVREMSWMKGEPQWMLDFRLKSLRAFERRPMPRWGGDMSEIYFNDIYYYIKPTNTQVDEWDELPDAIKNTYEKLGIPEAERKYLAGVTAQYESEVVFHRNREDLERQGVIFCDMDTALREHPEIVKQYFGTVIPRNDNKFSALNSAVWSGGSFIYVPPGVEVTMPLQAYFRINAENMGQFERTLIIADKGSKVHYIEGCSAPVYTSDSLHSAVVEIVVKEAARVTYTTIQNWSSNVFNLVTKRARVEAEGHMEWIDGNIGSRLTMKYPSVVMVGPKASGEVLSVAYAGAGQHQDTGSKMIHAAPETTSKIVSKSISKDGGKTSYRGLVRVEDDAYGCRSHVQCDALILDPDSISDTYPYMEVGARDAVIGHEATVSKVADEQLFYLMSRGLSEEQAMSMVVNGFIEPVTRTLPMEYAVEWSRLIELQMEGSVG, from the coding sequence ATGTCGGTCGATCTCGACCTCTCCAAGTACTCGCTCGGTTGGAGCGACGAGGAGGACTACGTCTTCAAGCCCAAGCGCGGGCTCGACGAGGCGATCGTCCGGGAGATGTCGTGGATGAAGGGCGAGCCGCAGTGGATGCTCGACTTCCGCCTCAAGTCCCTGCGGGCCTTCGAGCGGCGCCCGATGCCCCGGTGGGGCGGCGACATGTCGGAGATCTATTTCAACGACATCTACTACTACATCAAGCCGACCAACACGCAGGTCGACGAGTGGGACGAGCTCCCCGACGCGATCAAGAACACCTACGAGAAGCTCGGCATCCCCGAGGCGGAGCGGAAGTACCTCGCCGGTGTCACGGCGCAGTACGAGTCCGAGGTCGTCTTCCACCGCAACCGTGAGGACCTGGAGCGCCAAGGCGTCATCTTCTGCGACATGGACACGGCGCTGCGGGAGCACCCCGAGATCGTCAAGCAGTACTTCGGCACCGTCATCCCCCGGAACGACAACAAGTTCTCGGCGCTGAACTCGGCCGTCTGGTCGGGCGGCTCGTTCATCTACGTCCCGCCGGGCGTCGAGGTGACCATGCCGCTGCAGGCCTACTTCCGCATCAACGCGGAGAACATGGGCCAGTTCGAGCGGACGCTGATCATCGCCGACAAGGGCTCGAAGGTGCACTACATCGAGGGCTGCTCGGCGCCGGTGTACACGTCGGACTCGCTGCACTCCGCCGTCGTCGAGATCGTCGTCAAGGAGGCCGCCCGGGTCACCTACACGACCATCCAGAACTGGTCCTCGAACGTCTTCAACCTGGTCACCAAGCGGGCCCGGGTCGAGGCCGAGGGCCACATGGAGTGGATCGACGGCAACATCGGCTCCCGCCTGACCATGAAGTACCCGTCGGTCGTCATGGTCGGCCCCAAGGCCTCGGGCGAGGTGCTCTCGGTGGCCTACGCCGGCGCCGGCCAGCACCAGGACACCGGCTCGAAGATGATCCACGCCGCACCCGAGACGACGTCGAAGATCGTCTCGAAGTCGATCTCCAAGGACGGCGGCAAGACGTCGTACCGTGGCCTCGTCCGGGTCGAGGACGACGCCTACGGCTGCCGCTCGCACGTGCAGTGCGACGCGCTCATCCTCGATCCCGACTCGATCTCCGACACGTACCCGTACATGGAGGTCGGTGCCCGCGACGCCGTCATCGGCCACGAGGCCACCGTGTCGAAGGTGGCCGACGAGCAGCTCTTCTACCTGATGAGCCGCGGCCTCTCCGAGGAGCAGGCGATGTCCATGGTGGTGAACGGCTTCATCGAGCCGGTCACCCGGACGCTGCCCATGGAGTACGCGGTCGAGTGGTCCCGCCTGATCGAGCTCCAGATGGAGGGGTCGGTCGGCTGA
- a CDS encoding gamma carbonic anhydrase family protein codes for MPVYALGDQEPEIHPSAYIHPDAIVIGSVVIGAESSVWPCAVLRGDDGFIFIGARCSVQDGAVIHTTPFWPTTVGDEVTIGHLAHLEGCTVEDKALIGIGSKVLHNARVGREAIVGGGAFVGNNKVVPPLAMALGIPATIKEDAVEPGHFDLGVESYVQRRLRYRDQLRRLD; via the coding sequence GTGCCCGTCTACGCCCTCGGCGACCAGGAACCGGAGATCCACCCGAGCGCGTACATCCACCCCGACGCGATCGTGATCGGCTCGGTGGTGATCGGTGCGGAGTCCTCGGTGTGGCCGTGTGCGGTCCTGCGGGGCGACGACGGCTTCATCTTCATCGGCGCCCGCTGCTCGGTGCAGGACGGCGCCGTCATCCACACCACGCCGTTCTGGCCGACCACCGTCGGCGACGAGGTCACGATCGGGCACCTGGCCCACCTCGAGGGCTGCACGGTCGAGGACAAGGCGCTGATCGGCATCGGTTCCAAGGTCCTGCACAACGCCCGGGTCGGCCGCGAGGCGATCGTCGGCGGGGGCGCCTTCGTCGGCAACAACAAGGTCGTCCCCCCGCTCGCCATGGCGCTCGGGATCCCGGCGACGATCAAGGAGGACGCGGTCGAGCCGGGTCACTTCGACCTGGGCGTCGAGTCCTACGTCCAGCGCCGGCTCCGCTACCGCGACCAGCTCCGCCGCCTCGACTGA
- a CDS encoding flavin reductase family protein, which produces MTDTTSTGSDDRTPIEIDPMLYRQVLGHFPTGVTVISSLADDRPVGLAIGSFFSVSLDPPLVGFCVARTSSTWPSIAATGVFGVSVLAEDQHETSGRFASKAEDKFEGISWEPSPITRSPLIQGAVAHIDCELYETHEGGDHLIVEGLVRSLDVHRPDVGPLLFFKGGYGRHSQL; this is translated from the coding sequence GTGACCGACACGACCAGCACCGGTTCCGACGACCGGACGCCCATCGAGATCGACCCCATGCTCTACCGGCAGGTGCTGGGGCACTTCCCGACCGGCGTGACCGTCATCTCCTCGCTGGCCGACGACCGACCGGTGGGCCTCGCCATCGGCAGCTTCTTCTCCGTGTCGCTCGATCCGCCGCTCGTCGGGTTCTGCGTGGCCCGGACCTCGTCGACGTGGCCGTCGATCGCCGCCACCGGTGTGTTCGGCGTCAGCGTCCTCGCCGAGGACCAGCACGAGACCTCGGGCCGCTTCGCGTCGAAGGCCGAGGACAAGTTCGAGGGCATCTCCTGGGAGCCGTCGCCGATCACCCGGTCGCCGCTGATCCAGGGGGCCGTGGCCCACATCGACTGCGAGCTCTACGAGACCCACGAGGGGGGCGACCACCTGATCGTCGAGGGGCTCGTGCGCTCGCTCGACGTGCACCGCCCCGACGTCGGCCCGCTCCTGTTCTTCAAGGGCGGCTACGGCCGCCACTCCCAGCTCTGA
- a CDS encoding MBL fold metallo-hydrolase translates to MRGSTPCSDERLARYGGNTACVAVEEPGQEPIVLDLGTGLRFYGIDGCGCPSAATPFRGTALVTHLHWDHVQGIPFFAPLLCDGAELDLYAPAQEGESLADVVRGFLSPPYFPVEVDALPGEIRFHDTEPGSFRVGDALVTAAWVPHVGPTLGYRIELGGRSVAYVSDHQQPGVGSTEVDPAVLALCRDVDVLIHDAQFDDAEFAQRSDWGHCTVEYAVEVAAQAGCRTLVLFHHDPSHHDGRVDELLADARRLADARGVPEVVAAHEGLTLALPGATPSTADPGVAARSGAVLGSAPGAPAVADRAARPASSPVAAAR, encoded by the coding sequence GTGCGGGGTTCGACCCCGTGCTCGGACGAGCGCCTGGCTCGCTACGGCGGCAACACCGCGTGCGTGGCCGTCGAGGAGCCGGGTCAGGAGCCGATCGTGCTCGACCTCGGCACCGGGCTCCGCTTCTACGGCATCGACGGCTGCGGCTGCCCGTCCGCAGCCACCCCGTTCCGGGGGACCGCGCTCGTCACCCACCTGCACTGGGACCACGTGCAGGGCATCCCGTTCTTCGCGCCGCTGCTGTGCGACGGTGCCGAGCTCGACCTCTACGCCCCGGCGCAGGAGGGCGAGTCGCTGGCCGACGTCGTGCGCGGCTTCCTGTCGCCGCCCTACTTCCCGGTCGAGGTCGACGCCCTGCCCGGCGAGATCCGCTTCCACGACACCGAGCCCGGTTCGTTCCGGGTCGGCGACGCGCTCGTCACGGCGGCGTGGGTCCCGCACGTGGGCCCGACGCTCGGCTACCGCATCGAGCTCGGCGGTCGGTCGGTCGCCTACGTGAGCGACCACCAGCAGCCGGGCGTCGGATCGACCGAGGTCGACCCGGCGGTGCTGGCGCTGTGCCGCGACGTCGACGTGCTCATCCACGACGCCCAGTTCGACGACGCCGAGTTCGCGCAACGCAGCGACTGGGGTCACTGCACGGTCGAGTACGCGGTCGAGGTGGCCGCGCAGGCGGGCTGCCGCACGCTCGTGCTGTTCCACCACGACCCGTCGCACCACGACGGCCGGGTGGACGAGCTCCTCGCCGACGCCCGCCGGCTCGCCGACGCCCGCGGCGTGCCCGAGGTGGTCGCGGCCCACGAGGGCCTCACGCTCGCGCTGCCCGGCGCCACGCCGAGCACGGCCGATCCCGGCGTCGCGGCCCGCTCGGGGGCGGTCCTGGGGAGCGCGCCGGGCGCGCCCGCGGTGGCCGACCGGGCCGCCCGACCGGCTTCCTCGCCGGTCGCCGCCGCCCGGTAG
- a CDS encoding DUF2752 domain-containing protein, whose translation MTVTGGDRTDPRPGWVPPAELPRPPRPRWVAPVATGAALAAGCAAVALWDPGDGGTAVCWSRSVFGVDCPLCGGLRAANALLRGDWLAAADHNVIVAVGLPIAAVLWAVWLVRSLQDRPFRLPTLPRPALVAVGVALLAFTVVRNLDVDVGWVHWLAADAA comes from the coding sequence GTGACGGTGACCGGGGGCGATCGAACGGACCCACGGCCCGGTTGGGTCCCGCCGGCCGAGCTGCCGAGGCCGCCGCGGCCGCGCTGGGTGGCGCCGGTCGCGACCGGTGCCGCGCTCGCCGCCGGGTGCGCGGCGGTCGCCCTCTGGGATCCGGGCGACGGCGGCACCGCAGTGTGCTGGTCGAGGTCGGTGTTCGGGGTCGACTGCCCGCTCTGCGGCGGGCTGCGCGCCGCCAACGCGCTGCTCCGCGGCGACTGGCTCGCCGCCGCCGACCACAATGTGATCGTGGCGGTCGGCCTGCCGATCGCAGCCGTGCTCTGGGCCGTCTGGCTCGTCCGGTCCCTGCAGGACCGCCCGTTCCGCCTGCCCACGCTGCCCCGCCCCGCCCTCGTGGCCGTCGGGGTCGCCCTGCTCGCGTTCACCGTCGTGCGCAACCTCGACGTCGACGTCGGGTGGGTGCACTGGCTGGCCGCCGACGCCGCCTAG